One region of Quercus lobata isolate SW786 chromosome 2, ValleyOak3.0 Primary Assembly, whole genome shotgun sequence genomic DNA includes:
- the LOC115977600 gene encoding probable disease resistance protein At1g61300 isoform X2, which translates to MSSGLRDMFEAAASGIGSAAASAVGTAAGEDAYNCVKNIVNNMRRKPDNEADNDLEDNHRRLKEEAKKLYARRDDILAQTKTKLVNQVCEAWISRVMKSEEEVRELEIKYNDEKSNKKRRSQHGSSKSCTDLSKIIAEKCDELHNLWLEEKSKIGMLVEKLPERVIIMHGPKPEDKPFLHSIVEKILGHLRDKNVKRFGLWGMPGIGKTTIMKSLNNYEDIAKMFDIVIWVTVSKDLSLEKLQHKIADRLKLNTEGITEPEIAQQIWRELKSKRYLLLLDEVWDTLDLSLIGMYGSEMDSKVVLATRYLHVCSDMNTHWELEVKRLSEADAWNMFKVKVGRHFNIPNVESIAKEVVIECAGLPLLIDKVASYFRRMDNIHLWRDGLRRLRRWPSINIQGIGELIECLEFCYENLKDEGQKDCFLYCALYTEDYEIHTDPLLECWTVEGFIHDASEFRVARGIGHSILNELISVSLLEKSEKVNHVRMNKVIRTMALNISSRRCNFNILVKPHGGLQKVPDEVEWQQANRISLMDSKLGTLPEMPDCNMLSTLLLQRNRELKEIPDLFFQYMQNLRVLDLHGTGITLLPSTISVLKCLRALYLHSCISLMELHLNGLEHLEVLDIRDTGLNHFPIQIRHLIQLKCLRMSLSNFGIRHSSDVESCRDVFSSLYLLEELQIIVDSNNQSWELTVKAISEGVATLMQLTSLSICFPTVDCLKSFISTSHLWKVSCFTFQFSVGYHDTALYKILGCFEYQNMNCLKFANGEGVDPIISEVLLKTHAFELIGHKGASRLSDFGVDSINKMQGCLIDGCNEIETIVDGNNITGSALICLEKMLINNVPNLKTIWEGPVHYGSLSQLTILTLCKCLNLKMIFSSGMIKELSKLQHLEVEECPEIEEIITESENIGLEPDVLPRLKMLVLSNLPRVKRIWTSDSLKWPSLESIKISMCQILTKLPFNNENAINLRCIEADQSWWSALECQDDAIKQRLSSIWFQSP; encoded by the exons ATGAGTAGCGGGTTGAGAG ATATGTTTGAGGCAGCagcttctggtataggttcGGCTGCAGCTTCTGCTGTGGGTACTGCAGCAGGGGAGGATGCCTACAactgtgtgaaaaatattgtcaataaCATGAGGCGCAAACCTGATAATGAAGCTGATAATGATCTAGAAGACAACCATAGAAGGTTAAAAGAGGAAGCAAAGAAGCTGTATGCCAGAAGGGATGATATATTGGCTCAAACAAAGACAAAGCTAGTCAATCAAGTATGTGAAGCCTGGATTTCTAGGGTCATGAAGAGTGAAGAAGAGGTGCGAGAACTAGAAATCAAGTACAATGAcgaaaaaagtaataaaaagagACGGAGTCAGCATGGGTCAAGCAAGTCATGCACAGATCTTAGCAAAATCATCGCAGAGAAGTGTGATGAACTGCATAATCTTTGGTTAGAGGAAAAGTCTAAGATAGGAATGCTAGTTGAGAAATTGCCAGAGCGTGTGATAATTATGCATGGACCCAAACCAGAAGACAAGCCATTTCTCCACtcaattgttgaaaaaatactGGGCCATCTAAGAGATAAGAATGTAAAAAGATTTGGACTTTGGGGAATGCCGGGAATTGGAAAAACAACCATAATGAAGAGTTTAAATAACTATGAAGATATTGCTAAAATGTTTGATATTGTTATTTGGGTAACTGTATCAAAGGATTTGAGTTTAGAAAAGTTGCAACACAAAATTGCAGATCGGCTAAAATTGAATACGGAAGGCATCACTGAGCCTGAAATTGCACAACAAATATGGAGAGAGTTAAAAAGCAAAAGGTATCTACTTCTTTTGGATGAAGTTTGGGACACTCTTGATCTGTCTCTGATAGGAATGTATGGAAGTGAAATGGATAGCAAGGTGGTGTTGGCAACTAGATATCTTCATGTTTGTTCTGATATGAATACTCATTGGGAATTAGAAGTGAAACGATTGTCTGAAGCTGATGCATGGAATATGTTCAAGGTAAAGGTGGGTCGACATTTCAATATTCCAAATGTTGAATCAATAGCCAAGGAAGTTGTTATTGAATGTGCTGGTTTGCCACTCTTGATAGATAAGGTAGCAAGTTATTTTAGAAGAATGGATAACATTCACCTTTGGAGGGATGGATTAAGAAGGTTGCGGAGATGGCCTAGTATCAACATCCAAGGCATTGGTGAATTGATTGAGTGCTTAGAgttttgttatgaaaatttgaaagatgAGGGTCAAAAGGATTGCTTTCTCTATTGTGCATTATATACTGAAGACTATGAAATTCATACAGATCCTCTATTGGAATGCTGGACAGTTGAAGGTTTCATTCATGATGCAAGTGAGTTTAGAGTTGCACGTGGGATAGGACATTCAATATTGAACGAACTTATCAGCGTGTCTTTGCTAGAGAAGAGTGAAAAGGTGAATCATGTGAGGATGAACAAAGTAATACGAACTATGGCACTTAACATTTCTTCTCGAAGatgtaattttaatattttggtgAAACCCCATGGAGGGTTGCAAAAGGTTCCCGATGAGGTAGAATGGCAACAAGCGAATCGAATCTCCTTGATGGATAGTAAATTGGGCACTTTGCCGGAAATGCCAGATTGCAATATGCTTTCCACACTGTTATTACAGAGAAATAGGGAACTAAAAGAGATTCCTGATTTATTCTTTCAATACATGCAAAATCTACGAGTTCTAGATTTACATGGCACTGGAATTACGTTATTACCATCAACTATATCCGTCTTGAAGTGTCTTAGAGCGCTATATTTGCATTCTTGCATCTCTTTAATGGAACTCCACTTAAATGGACTTGAGCATCTTGAGGTGCTTGATATTCGAGACACTGGGCTTAATCATTTTCCAATTCAGATTAGACATTTGATTCAGTTGAAGTGTTTACGTATGTCATTGTCGAATTTTGGCATTAGACATTCAAGTGATGTAGAATCTTGTCGAGATGTCTTTTCAAGTCTTTATTTATTGGAAGAGCTACAAATAATTGTGGATTCAAATAATCAAAGTTGGGAGCTAACTGTAAAGGCTATTTCTGAGGGAGTGGCTACCTTGATGCAATTGACTTCACTTTCAATTTGCTTCCCTACAGTGGATTGTCTTAAGAGTTTTATCTCAACGAGCCATTTATGGAAAGTTTCCTGCTTCACATTTCAGTTTTCTGTTGGTTACCATGACACAGCCCTTTATAAAATTCTTGGTTGCTTTGAAtatcaaaatatgaattgttTGAAATTTGCAAATGGTGAAGGTGTAGATCCTATCATTTCAGAGGTACTTTTGAAAACTCATGCATTTGAATTGATTGGGCACAAGGGAGCTTCAAGACTATCAGATTTTGGTGTCGATAGTATCAACAAGATGCAAGGTTGTTTGATTGACGGGTGCAATGAAATTGAAACAATTGTTGATGGTAATAACATAACAGGAAGTGCGTTAATATGCTTGGAAAAGATGCTCATAAATAATGTTCCAAATTTAAAAACCATTTGGGAAGGTCCGGTACATTATGGAAGCCTATCTCAGctaacaattttaactttatgCAAATGTTTGAACTTGAAGATGATATTCTCTAGTGGCATGATTAAAGAACTCTCTAAACTTCAACACTTAGAAGTTGAAGAATGTCCTGAAATTGAAGAGATAATTACAGAGTCTGAGAATATTGGGCTGGAACCTGATGTGCTTCCAAGATTAAAGATGCTAGTACTTTCTAATCTTCCAAGAGTAAAAAGAATTTGGACAAGTGACTCATTAAAATGGCCATCTTTAGAGAGTATTAAGATATCCATGTGCCAAATATTGACAAAATTGCCTTTCAACAATGAGAATGCAATCAACTTGAGATGTATTGAAGCTGATCAATCATGGTGGAGTGCATTGGAATGCCAAGATGATGCTATTAAACAAAGATTAAGTTCTATATGGTTTCAATCTCCTTAA
- the LOC115977600 gene encoding probable disease resistance protein At1g61300 isoform X1: protein MIVKRSLIQAKLQEQIESKLHAREESYSMSSGLRDMFEAAASGIGSAAASAVGTAAGEDAYNCVKNIVNNMRRKPDNEADNDLEDNHRRLKEEAKKLYARRDDILAQTKTKLVNQVCEAWISRVMKSEEEVRELEIKYNDEKSNKKRRSQHGSSKSCTDLSKIIAEKCDELHNLWLEEKSKIGMLVEKLPERVIIMHGPKPEDKPFLHSIVEKILGHLRDKNVKRFGLWGMPGIGKTTIMKSLNNYEDIAKMFDIVIWVTVSKDLSLEKLQHKIADRLKLNTEGITEPEIAQQIWRELKSKRYLLLLDEVWDTLDLSLIGMYGSEMDSKVVLATRYLHVCSDMNTHWELEVKRLSEADAWNMFKVKVGRHFNIPNVESIAKEVVIECAGLPLLIDKVASYFRRMDNIHLWRDGLRRLRRWPSINIQGIGELIECLEFCYENLKDEGQKDCFLYCALYTEDYEIHTDPLLECWTVEGFIHDASEFRVARGIGHSILNELISVSLLEKSEKVNHVRMNKVIRTMALNISSRRCNFNILVKPHGGLQKVPDEVEWQQANRISLMDSKLGTLPEMPDCNMLSTLLLQRNRELKEIPDLFFQYMQNLRVLDLHGTGITLLPSTISVLKCLRALYLHSCISLMELHLNGLEHLEVLDIRDTGLNHFPIQIRHLIQLKCLRMSLSNFGIRHSSDVESCRDVFSSLYLLEELQIIVDSNNQSWELTVKAISEGVATLMQLTSLSICFPTVDCLKSFISTSHLWKVSCFTFQFSVGYHDTALYKILGCFEYQNMNCLKFANGEGVDPIISEVLLKTHAFELIGHKGASRLSDFGVDSINKMQGCLIDGCNEIETIVDGNNITGSALICLEKMLINNVPNLKTIWEGPVHYGSLSQLTILTLCKCLNLKMIFSSGMIKELSKLQHLEVEECPEIEEIITESENIGLEPDVLPRLKMLVLSNLPRVKRIWTSDSLKWPSLESIKISMCQILTKLPFNNENAINLRCIEADQSWWSALECQDDAIKQRLSSIWFQSP from the exons ATGATTGTTAAAAGAAGTCTAATTCAAGCAAAGCTGCAAGAGCAGATTGAG TCAAAGTTGCATGCAAGGGAAGAGAGTTATTCAATGAGTAGCGGGTTGAGAG ATATGTTTGAGGCAGCagcttctggtataggttcGGCTGCAGCTTCTGCTGTGGGTACTGCAGCAGGGGAGGATGCCTACAactgtgtgaaaaatattgtcaataaCATGAGGCGCAAACCTGATAATGAAGCTGATAATGATCTAGAAGACAACCATAGAAGGTTAAAAGAGGAAGCAAAGAAGCTGTATGCCAGAAGGGATGATATATTGGCTCAAACAAAGACAAAGCTAGTCAATCAAGTATGTGAAGCCTGGATTTCTAGGGTCATGAAGAGTGAAGAAGAGGTGCGAGAACTAGAAATCAAGTACAATGAcgaaaaaagtaataaaaagagACGGAGTCAGCATGGGTCAAGCAAGTCATGCACAGATCTTAGCAAAATCATCGCAGAGAAGTGTGATGAACTGCATAATCTTTGGTTAGAGGAAAAGTCTAAGATAGGAATGCTAGTTGAGAAATTGCCAGAGCGTGTGATAATTATGCATGGACCCAAACCAGAAGACAAGCCATTTCTCCACtcaattgttgaaaaaatactGGGCCATCTAAGAGATAAGAATGTAAAAAGATTTGGACTTTGGGGAATGCCGGGAATTGGAAAAACAACCATAATGAAGAGTTTAAATAACTATGAAGATATTGCTAAAATGTTTGATATTGTTATTTGGGTAACTGTATCAAAGGATTTGAGTTTAGAAAAGTTGCAACACAAAATTGCAGATCGGCTAAAATTGAATACGGAAGGCATCACTGAGCCTGAAATTGCACAACAAATATGGAGAGAGTTAAAAAGCAAAAGGTATCTACTTCTTTTGGATGAAGTTTGGGACACTCTTGATCTGTCTCTGATAGGAATGTATGGAAGTGAAATGGATAGCAAGGTGGTGTTGGCAACTAGATATCTTCATGTTTGTTCTGATATGAATACTCATTGGGAATTAGAAGTGAAACGATTGTCTGAAGCTGATGCATGGAATATGTTCAAGGTAAAGGTGGGTCGACATTTCAATATTCCAAATGTTGAATCAATAGCCAAGGAAGTTGTTATTGAATGTGCTGGTTTGCCACTCTTGATAGATAAGGTAGCAAGTTATTTTAGAAGAATGGATAACATTCACCTTTGGAGGGATGGATTAAGAAGGTTGCGGAGATGGCCTAGTATCAACATCCAAGGCATTGGTGAATTGATTGAGTGCTTAGAgttttgttatgaaaatttgaaagatgAGGGTCAAAAGGATTGCTTTCTCTATTGTGCATTATATACTGAAGACTATGAAATTCATACAGATCCTCTATTGGAATGCTGGACAGTTGAAGGTTTCATTCATGATGCAAGTGAGTTTAGAGTTGCACGTGGGATAGGACATTCAATATTGAACGAACTTATCAGCGTGTCTTTGCTAGAGAAGAGTGAAAAGGTGAATCATGTGAGGATGAACAAAGTAATACGAACTATGGCACTTAACATTTCTTCTCGAAGatgtaattttaatattttggtgAAACCCCATGGAGGGTTGCAAAAGGTTCCCGATGAGGTAGAATGGCAACAAGCGAATCGAATCTCCTTGATGGATAGTAAATTGGGCACTTTGCCGGAAATGCCAGATTGCAATATGCTTTCCACACTGTTATTACAGAGAAATAGGGAACTAAAAGAGATTCCTGATTTATTCTTTCAATACATGCAAAATCTACGAGTTCTAGATTTACATGGCACTGGAATTACGTTATTACCATCAACTATATCCGTCTTGAAGTGTCTTAGAGCGCTATATTTGCATTCTTGCATCTCTTTAATGGAACTCCACTTAAATGGACTTGAGCATCTTGAGGTGCTTGATATTCGAGACACTGGGCTTAATCATTTTCCAATTCAGATTAGACATTTGATTCAGTTGAAGTGTTTACGTATGTCATTGTCGAATTTTGGCATTAGACATTCAAGTGATGTAGAATCTTGTCGAGATGTCTTTTCAAGTCTTTATTTATTGGAAGAGCTACAAATAATTGTGGATTCAAATAATCAAAGTTGGGAGCTAACTGTAAAGGCTATTTCTGAGGGAGTGGCTACCTTGATGCAATTGACTTCACTTTCAATTTGCTTCCCTACAGTGGATTGTCTTAAGAGTTTTATCTCAACGAGCCATTTATGGAAAGTTTCCTGCTTCACATTTCAGTTTTCTGTTGGTTACCATGACACAGCCCTTTATAAAATTCTTGGTTGCTTTGAAtatcaaaatatgaattgttTGAAATTTGCAAATGGTGAAGGTGTAGATCCTATCATTTCAGAGGTACTTTTGAAAACTCATGCATTTGAATTGATTGGGCACAAGGGAGCTTCAAGACTATCAGATTTTGGTGTCGATAGTATCAACAAGATGCAAGGTTGTTTGATTGACGGGTGCAATGAAATTGAAACAATTGTTGATGGTAATAACATAACAGGAAGTGCGTTAATATGCTTGGAAAAGATGCTCATAAATAATGTTCCAAATTTAAAAACCATTTGGGAAGGTCCGGTACATTATGGAAGCCTATCTCAGctaacaattttaactttatgCAAATGTTTGAACTTGAAGATGATATTCTCTAGTGGCATGATTAAAGAACTCTCTAAACTTCAACACTTAGAAGTTGAAGAATGTCCTGAAATTGAAGAGATAATTACAGAGTCTGAGAATATTGGGCTGGAACCTGATGTGCTTCCAAGATTAAAGATGCTAGTACTTTCTAATCTTCCAAGAGTAAAAAGAATTTGGACAAGTGACTCATTAAAATGGCCATCTTTAGAGAGTATTAAGATATCCATGTGCCAAATATTGACAAAATTGCCTTTCAACAATGAGAATGCAATCAACTTGAGATGTATTGAAGCTGATCAATCATGGTGGAGTGCATTGGAATGCCAAGATGATGCTATTAAACAAAGATTAAGTTCTATATGGTTTCAATCTCCTTAA